DNA sequence from the Paenibacillus physcomitrellae genome:
TGCCATTACCGTATATGAAGATGCGGTAGCCAGCTTTAACTCCGCCGGTCATGAATGGGCGCTTGGCCATTTTGCCGGCAGCTTGGGAGCGAAAGTGACAACAAGCTCGGAAGAGGTGAAGTGAGGATGGCAGCGGCAGAGAGAGGAAGAAATAATCAGATGCTAACGACAGGTTTGGCGCTGCATACGGATAAATACCAAATCAATATGCTTTATGCGCACTGGATGAATGGAAGCCATTTGAGAAAGGCCGTATTTGAAGCTTATTTCCGTAAGCTTCCGTTCGGCAATGGCTACGCCGTATTTGCGGGACTGGAGCGCATTGTGAACTATTTGGTGAACCTCCGGTTTACCGAGGAGGATCTGGCCTATTTGGCCAAGCAGGAGGAAAATTATAAACCCGAGTTTCTGGAGATGCTTAGGGACTTCAAGTTTAGAGGCACCTTGCTGTCCATGAAGGAGGGGGCTTTGGTATTTCCGAATGAGCCGCTGATTCGTGTAGAAGGCACTATTATGGAAGCCCAGCTCATTGAAACGGCGCTGCTGAACTTTATGAACTTCCAGACGTTGATTGCCACTAAAGCTTCAAGAATCAAGCAGGTAGCGCCTGATGACATCCTGCTGGAATTCGGAACAAGACGTGCCCAGGAAGCCGATGCGGCTTTTTGGGGAGCGAGAGCGGCGTATATAGCGGGTTTTGACGCGACGTCGAATATGCTTGCCGGAGAATATTTCGGGATTCCGACGAAAGGCACGCATGCCCACTCCTGGGTTCAGGGTTTTGAGTCCGAGGAAGAAGCATTTGCGCTTTATGCCAAAGCGCTGCCAGATCAAGTAACGCTGCTGGTGGATACGTATGATACGCTCAAAAGCGGTGTGCCAAATGCCATCAAAACAGCGAAGTGGCTGGCTTCCCAAGGCAAACGGATGAGCTCGATCCGGCTGGACAGCGGAGATTTGGCTTATTTGTCTATCCAGGCCCGAAAAATGCTGGACGATGCCGGCTTATCTTACGTCAAAATCGTCGCCTCGAACGACCTCGATGAGAACACGATCTTCAACTTGAAGGCCCAAGGTGCGCGGATTGATATTTGGGGAGTTGGAACACAGCTGATTACAGCTGCTGACCAGCCTGCGCTTGGAGGCGTTTATAAGCTCGTAGAGCGTCAAAAAGGCGACACGATGGTGCCTACGATCAAGATTTCCGGGAATCCGGAGAAGATCAGCACCCCGGGGAAAAAAGAAGTATACCGCCTGATCAGCCGCAGTGATAAAAAGGCTATGGGCGACTATATAACTTACCCGAACGAAGCCATTCCGGAAGAGCGGAACAATAAACTTCGTCTGAAGCATCCGCTGAATTCCACACTGCAGAAGACCGTCAAAAACTTTGAAGTGATGCGGATGCTGGAGCCTATCTTTGAGGACGGAAAACTCGTCTACGAGCTGCCGAATCTGGATCAGGTCCGTGATTACCATAAACAGCAGCTTTCACTGTTCTGGCCGGAATATCTGCGCAAGCTTAATCCGGAAATCTACCGCATCAGCTTGAGCGAAGAGGTTTGGAACCAGCGGCAGTCGATGATTGAAGCTTATTTGGAACAGCATGAGGAATAAACGTGCTGAATGGAAACGAATACGGCTGGAGCCCTTTAAAGGGCTTGGCCGTTTCTTTTTTGAAGAAAAATTCAAAATTATTTCTCGGGAAAGCGCAGAAATCGATAAGATCAGACGCTGCCTAATGGAATTTCGACAGCGCCGGCGGGACCATTTTCATTTGGTTCATGACGTGAATAAAATGCCGCCCGCACGTATAAAATCAGCGCCTGAAAGGCAAACTTGAGGATGAGAGCCTGCTAGATTTAACCATTAATTAAGTTTGATTTGGAAAGGATGATGCACATGGGCAGCCTGAAACGATTCGACAAATGGATAGCCGGTCTGTTAGGCACAGGAGTGATCGTCTCTGCCTGGTTTGTCCATGTTCCGCAAACGGAAGCCAGCCAGCTGCAGGGGGGACGCGCTGAGCAGGCATACAGGCTCGTCAAGCATGGAGCTCTGGAGGAGTTGTCCGCAGACGGTTTAGTGGGCAGTGAATTTATGAGCAGCGAATTTTATGGCGGCAGTGAAACCTTGGATTTGCTGAAGCAGCTTCGCCAGGACTGCGCCGGTATCGATTTGCGTTTGACCCATGAGACGAATTCCGAGGATTTGGACGGGAACCGGAGCACGAGCTTTTATGTGAATGGAGATTCTCATCATTACGTTGTGTTTTATCGCTATAACAAGGAAAACACCCGTGCGTCCAAAATCCGCAGCCTATACGGCACCGACAAAAACAGCCGAAGCCCTCTGATTCGGACAGCCGGCAAGCTAGCGCTCGTTTATGTATCAAGTGGCAGCGGTAAAGATAAATACAGCGATCAACTGGAGCCGATTTTTGACAGCTTGCTCAAAGAGATGAAATAAAATAAAAGCGTCTTCCGAGTGAAAAGGTTCGGAGGCGCTTTTTTTGGGTGGTTGGATTTGGCTTTTTGGCTATTTCTTATAGATCTCGCGCATGACATGTCTTAATTCCGGAAGGATGATCCGTTCCATCGCAAGCTTTACGGCACCGATAGACCCCGGCATGGAGAATACGGCGGTTTCGTTCATAACCCCGGCGATAGCGCGGCTTAAGATGGCTGCGGAACCAATGTCTTCGGCAAAACTGAGATAACGGAAAATTTCGCCAAAGCCCGGCAATTCTTTCCCGAGCATGCTGCTCACCGCTTCATAAGTCGTGTCGCGGGGAGCAATTCCGGTCCCACCACTTAGCAAAACAGCCTGAATTCGGCTGTCCTCTGCCGACTCATGGAGAAGATTACGAAGCTCATCGTATTCGTCTTTGACAATTCTATAGTCGACGACGGAATATCCGTGATGCTCAAGCAGCTCAAGCATCAGCTTGCCGCTTGTATCATTTTCTTTGGTGCGTGTATCAGACACTGTGATGACTTGGCAGGTGACGGAAGCAGGGGCCTCCGCTTTGTGTTCGTCTACAGATCTCATTAGCGTTACCTCTTTCTCTTCTATAATGAGCAAAATGGGATTCCCGTCTATTTTAGCATACTGAATTTAGATTCTGGAATTTAGATCCCGAAATTTAGGCGCTTAAGTAAGTAAGTTAAGCTGCTTTTCCCCTTTTGTTGCATTGTTCTGGACACTGTAGTAAACTCCGAGTCAGATCAAATATAGGCACTGCGTTTGGAGGAGAAGTTGAAAATGAAGGCATCGGACGAAACTTATGTGACCCCGATTTACATATTGTCAGGATTTCTGGGCAGCGGCAAAACGACGCTGCTTGCTAAATTAATTGATTATTGGCAGGAGGCCGGACTTAAGCCGGCAGTGATTATGAACGAGCTGGGAGA
Encoded proteins:
- a CDS encoding nicotinate phosphoribosyltransferase — encoded protein: MLTTGLALHTDKYQINMLYAHWMNGSHLRKAVFEAYFRKLPFGNGYAVFAGLERIVNYLVNLRFTEEDLAYLAKQEENYKPEFLEMLRDFKFRGTLLSMKEGALVFPNEPLIRVEGTIMEAQLIETALLNFMNFQTLIATKASRIKQVAPDDILLEFGTRRAQEADAAFWGARAAYIAGFDATSNMLAGEYFGIPTKGTHAHSWVQGFESEEEAFALYAKALPDQVTLLVDTYDTLKSGVPNAIKTAKWLASQGKRMSSIRLDSGDLAYLSIQARKMLDDAGLSYVKIVASNDLDENTIFNLKAQGARIDIWGVGTQLITAADQPALGGVYKLVERQKGDTMVPTIKISGNPEKISTPGKKEVYRLISRSDKKAMGDYITYPNEAIPEERNNKLRLKHPLNSTLQKTVKNFEVMRMLEPIFEDGKLVYELPNLDQVRDYHKQQLSLFWPEYLRKLNPEIYRISLSEEVWNQRQSMIEAYLEQHEE
- a CDS encoding MogA/MoaB family molybdenum cofactor biosynthesis protein — translated: MRSVDEHKAEAPASVTCQVITVSDTRTKENDTSGKLMLELLEHHGYSVVDYRIVKDEYDELRNLLHESAEDSRIQAVLLSGGTGIAPRDTTYEAVSSMLGKELPGFGEIFRYLSFAEDIGSAAILSRAIAGVMNETAVFSMPGSIGAVKLAMERIILPELRHVMREIYKK